The window CGAGGGTAATAGTAGCGATGGCGGGAGGAAAGATCGCCGCGGCTACACCGTTGAGCGCCTGGGCGGCGAGAATAAATCCAAAAGAAGGGAAGACGGTCATCGCGGTGCAACTGATGCCGACCAGGAGTGCCGCCGCGACGACCAGGAGGCGTTTATGTGTGAACCAGTCAAGCAGCGCGCCACAGGGGGTCTGCGCGGCCACGGTGGCGACCCCCATGGCCGACATGGCGATCCCAATGCTGGCCGCATCCCAGTGATGCGTCGCCAACAGATAGATTGCGAGGTACGGGCCCACGCCGTCGCGTACATCGGCCAAGAATACATTGAGATAGTCGAGAGCCCGGAGACTCTGTGCGCTAGCCCCAATGTTGCTATTCATTCAATCGTTCCTTTGTCTTACGGTGCTGGGTCTAGGTCAAGCTCTCTCGGAAGTTGCGCACAGGCTTACCAGTATGATCGAGTGATCCCTGACTCATCAGGTCGAAAGATTGTAGGACTCTGACCCCTCTGTCCACACGCTAGCCGTGGCGCATGCACCACGGCTAGTTCGCATCCTGTCAATTGATTCTCAACGCCGACCACCGGGACCCGGATCGCTCATAAGAGTCATTGGTTTGCCTGGGGCACCAATGGAGCTCGCTTCGATCACTCGCCCATACTCGTTTTCTACGCCGTATCCAACGACACTGATTGGTTGCCCCACTTGAAGAAGGCTCCTAAGTTGATACGCGGCGTGGGGCGGAACACGAACGATGCTACGATCCTCAAGCACCGCTCCATTCACTTCACCCCTGGGTCCATAGAGTAGAATGCGCACGATGCCGTCAGCATGCCGTTCGACCATGGACCAGTCCCTGACCGACGGTGGGAGGAGCGGCCGATCAAGTATGCCAGGCTCTCGATCCATAACGGATCGACCGGTCTGCGTATTCGTAATGACGTTCGCCCGTACGACCGGTCCCCCTCCGCTCCGATATCCCTGAATGCTCACCGAATCCTCAGGCTTGACCGTGCCCACCAACTCAGTCGCCATGTGCGGTGGGAAATGCACCTGAGTGCCATCACTGAGAAGCAGCCCATCCACCTCGCCATGTGGATTCATCATGTACTGGGTCACTGTGCCTTGTATGAGCGGGTTGGGCTGCCCGAATCCCGTAGATGCACCGGGAGTTGGAGCCGACGGAGCAGGCACTGGAGTCGGAAGTGGCGGTGGCGTCGGTTGTGCCTGTGCACTGGCGAACGCTAACGCCATGGTCGCAACGAGCACGGGGCCAGTGAACATGGTGTGCTGCATAATGGGTTTCATGGAAAACCTCCTCTAGAATGTAGGTAGCTCTGGAACGCCTGATGCCTTCTCAAAAGGTCCAGTGTGAACCCTTTGTACAGAAGGGACTGAGCAAGTCGCGGACCAAGGCAAGAGCAACGCGACCGCAGAGACATGCAATCCCTGTAAATTGGAAGAGCCACTGCCGCATGATCATGGAAACCATTGCTGCCAATAGGATTGCGACAGAATCGAGGCACTAGGCTGTACCGCAGGAATGAGGCTACGCCTAGAGACTATTTCTTGCGATAAACGAGGCAAGGAACGTGAGTTGAGCAGAATTCCCCCATCAGTGAGGAACTTCCACCCAAGGCTAGCGGGTCAGCCCGTATTGCAGGATCTTGTCGAAGAGCTGTCGGCGACTGATTCCTAACAGATGCGCGGCCTTGGTACGATTCCACTTCGTTTCTTCTAGAGCTTGGTGGATCACACGTCGTTCAGTCTCAGCAAGAATCTCCTTGAGAGAGAGAGGGGCGGAGGCGCAGGTGGCTGAGGGGGTTGCGGCCAGCAATGCCGTCGCATACAAATCTTCAGGTAGGACTAATCGTCCTCGTGCAATGATCGCTGCACGAGCCAGAACATTCTGCATCTCACGAATATTGCCTGCCCATGGATGTTCGTAAAGCAATGCGAGCGCCTCGGGCGAAATCGCGAGCTGTGGCCATCGATACTTTCGACCCAATAAACGGATTGTCTGTTCCGCCAGCAGGGGGATGTCGTCGCGACGATCCCGAAGAGGCGGCAGCAGAATGCTGACCACGTTCAAGCGGTAGTACAGGTCTTGCCGAAATCGATTTAGTCCAACCAAGTCCGCCAAGTCACGGTTGGTGGCGGCGATCACCCGGACATCTACCACCACGGTACGATTGCCGCCAACTCGTTCAAACTGATTGAATTGCAGCACGCGCAGCAATTTGGCCTGTAAATCGAGGTGTAACTCTCCAATCTCATCAAGAAATAGCGTCCCGCCGTGTGCCTGCTCAAATCGGCCCATGCGCGAGCCCACCGCTCCGGTAAACGCTCCACGCTCATGACCGAACAACTCGCTCTCCAAAAGGGTGGGGCTCAGCGCTGCACAATTCACCTTGATAAGTGGACCGCCGGCTCGGCTCGAATTCCGATGGAGGGCATTCGCCACAAGCTCTTTGCCTGTGCCTGTTTCTCCCAAGATCAGTACCGGTTCCTGTGTGCAGGCAACCTTTCCGATGGTCTTAAATATCCCCATCATCGCTGGACTACGCCCGACCAGTTCCTCTTCAGCTGAGCTGGAAGTGATTCCGTCACTCTCCGCACTTAGTGCCTGGACCTGGGCGACAAGAGCGGATTGCGTCAGGGCTCGTTTCACGGCAAACAAGACTTCGTCGAGGTCGAAGGGTTTCGTAATGTAGTCATAGGCGCCGAGTTTCATGGCCTCGATCGCGGCCTGGCTCCCCCCCATTGCCGTAATGACAATTACTGGTACGTCCTCCGTGCGATCCTGATGGTCGCGTAAAATGTCGAGGCCAGATCGGCCCGGCATTTTCAGGTCGAGTAAGACTAATGCGATCCTCTCATCCTCCAGCATCGTTGCAGCCTGCAGGCCGTCGGCTGCTTCAATGACGGTATAGCCAGCGGCTTCGAGCAAGACACGGAGATTCGTCCGGATGAGGGCCTCATCATCTGCGACCCCAATCGTTGTGCGAGGTCTTACGCCGCCGGTCATTGGTCACTTTCTCGCTTCGCTATTGGCAACACGATTCGAAAGGTAGCGCCTAAACGCTCTTCCGTCACCAAGTCTATCCGCCCATCATGCTGTTGAATAATTTCCCGGCATAACGCGAGGCCCAGCCCCGTTCCATGAGATCGGGTCGTAAAGAACGGTTCGAAAAGATGTTTTTGATCTTCAGCTGATACTCCGATTCCAGTATCGGATAGAGAGATTTCGACCACTCGTTCTTCTTGAAGATAACGACTGCGGCATTTTAGACACCCACCGTCCGGCATCGCCTGTAGCGCATTGGTCGCCAAGTTGAGAAACACTTGCCTGAGCGCCTCGCCAGATCCCAAGACAGGGGGTAGTCCGGATTGCAACTGGAGGTCCAGAGCTACCTGCTGCTCGCTCGCCTGTGCCTCCAGCAATGTGAAGGTTGCCTCGAGAATCTGATTGACATCCACAGATTGCCGCTCGGCACGATCCACCCGTGAAAAATACAAAAGTCGGCTCAGAATGTTGTTCAAACGATCGACCGCCTGGATCACCGCTTCCATCGACTCATTGGTCTTGGCTGTCTCAGGCATTCGGCCCCAGAGCTGAATGGTCGAACGAATGCCAGCTAACGGGTTTCTAATCTCATGGGCAACACCGGCCAACAATTTGCCAAGTGTAGCCAATTGCTCAGAGCGACGAAGTTCATTGCGTAGTCTGTCCTGCATGATTCGTTGACGCGTGAGTGATCGTACGAGTGAAATCATGAGCAATAGTGACAATGTCATGCCAACCAGCGCCAGCGTCAAGGACACCTGATAGCGCCGGACTTCAGCATGTAATTGCTCCGGCCCTGTCAATCGAAACATGACCCAGGTCGTCGCAAGAGCGGGGCGACTGGAGCCAATCGCCTCGGTGACAACAGCCACGCGGCTCGGCCCAACATCGCGGACACTGAACAACGGCTCTGTCGATGCTTCAGCGAGGCTTTGCCGAGCCTGGACTTGAATATACGGTGCCTCAAGCGGTGGTGGATCGTTTCGGGAAAGTCCTGGATGGGGATGGGCGTTGCCGGTCGCATACCCACTGAAGCGGTCAATCGTGCCGGCCAAATAGAATCCCCCTTCTACACCGGGAAAATCCGCCACGACACCTGTGGCAATCCCGCGCAGGGCCACACCTATTTTTTCAAATGGGTCAGCCCCGCCATGAGCGAGAGATGTGACCATAGGGTCCGCTGACTTGGCCATTCGATGACTAGCCTCGCGCAGCACAGTGCGCACGCGGAGTTCCTGCCCTGGCAATAAAGCGCTCGTAAATGCGTTCCATACTAAGACTCCGAGAGATCCAAGAAATAGCACGAGCACGAAGGCAACTTGTATCCGCATCCCCAGGGGCCACGACAAGCGCACCGTCTCCCTCCGCATGGCGTATAAGCGCCCAATATTTTGAGTGCAAGCCAATCAGCGTTCCATGAATTGAACAAGGCAAGATGCATGCGACATCATCGTCCTCAGTTAAAGAAGTGCGCGGGTGGCCAGCATGCGGTGTGCCTGTGTCAGTAATGTGTCCTTGTCCTTATAGGCCTCTCGGGACTTTCTCGTTGACCGGGAGTGTTTACGCTTGTGTCTGTCGCGTCGGCCATCTCTGAACAAGGAACGCAATGGCGAGGCGTGTGACGATCGACAACGCTGCGCCGAGGAAAACGACAATGACTATATTGCGCTCATCAACTGAGACGCGAGCCGTGCGCGCCGCCAGGAGCACCCTCTCGGTCTCACTCATCTTCGCGACGATCCTGCGAATCGTATCCATCACCACCTTACCGTTTTCGGCGACGATCATCGATCGAGCTGCGTCGAACCCCTGAGATGTCGCAGGGCGATGGTCGCACCGAGCTCGTCAAGCTTTTTCTCTAGAGAGGCCTCAAGGGTTGCGACCTGGTCCATCTGATTCGGACTGTCCGTCACCAGTAGGCGTAACGCCACGAGTGAGCGGGGCACCGTCTGAAGGGCGGACCGATAGGGATCCAAATACGCCGGTTCCCCGGTAATGACGAATCCTCGTTGCCCAGTCTCCGCATCCTCAATCACAATAAACAGGTCATTGATGGTTGCAATGACCTGGTAGGTATGCACAACCAGCTCTCTGTTCTCGCGGAGAATGCCGTTGTATCGATA is drawn from Nitrospira sp. and contains these coding sequences:
- a CDS encoding sigma-54 dependent transcriptional regulator, with the translated sequence MTGGVRPRTTIGVADDEALIRTNLRVLLEAAGYTVIEAADGLQAATMLEDERIALVLLDLKMPGRSGLDILRDHQDRTEDVPVIVITAMGGSQAAIEAMKLGAYDYITKPFDLDEVLFAVKRALTQSALVAQVQALSAESDGITSSSAEEELVGRSPAMMGIFKTIGKVACTQEPVLILGETGTGKELVANALHRNSSRAGGPLIKVNCAALSPTLLESELFGHERGAFTGAVGSRMGRFEQAHGGTLFLDEIGELHLDLQAKLLRVLQFNQFERVGGNRTVVVDVRVIAATNRDLADLVGLNRFRQDLYYRLNVVSILLPPLRDRRDDIPLLAEQTIRLLGRKYRWPQLAISPEALALLYEHPWAGNIREMQNVLARAAIIARGRLVLPEDLYATALLAATPSATCASAPLSLKEILAETERRVIHQALEETKWNRTKAAHLLGISRRQLFDKILQYGLTR
- a CDS encoding ATP-binding protein; amino-acid sequence: MVTSLAHGGADPFEKIGVALRGIATGVVADFPGVEGGFYLAGTIDRFSGYATGNAHPHPGLSRNDPPPLEAPYIQVQARQSLAEASTEPLFSVRDVGPSRVAVVTEAIGSSRPALATTWVMFRLTGPEQLHAEVRRYQVSLTLALVGMTLSLLLMISLVRSLTRQRIMQDRLRNELRRSEQLATLGKLLAGVAHEIRNPLAGIRSTIQLWGRMPETAKTNESMEAVIQAVDRLNNILSRLLYFSRVDRAERQSVDVNQILEATFTLLEAQASEQQVALDLQLQSGLPPVLGSGEALRQVFLNLATNALQAMPDGGCLKCRSRYLQEERVVEISLSDTGIGVSAEDQKHLFEPFFTTRSHGTGLGLALCREIIQQHDGRIDLVTEERLGATFRIVLPIAKRESDQ
- a CDS encoding CHASE3 domain-containing protein yields the protein MIQWIPRVITRVVFISMVPFLVVLLFGSYLSYRYNGILRENRELVVHTYQVIATINDLFIVIEDAETGQRGFVITGEPAYLDPYRSALQTVPRSLVALRLLVTDSPNQMDQVATLEASLEKKLDELGATIALRHLRGSTQLDR